A genomic window from Helianthus annuus cultivar XRQ/B unplaced genomic scaffold, HanXRQr2.0-SUNRISE HanXRQChr00c002, whole genome shotgun sequence includes:
- the LOC118489694 gene encoding uncharacterized protein LOC118489694: MELAHRAHWAIKTVNADYDEAGKLRKLQLSEIEEIRDEAYECASAYKDKLKKVHDAKLRKKTFEVGQKVWLYNSRLKMFAGKLKSKWMGPYVIRRVGRFGDVDIQDEQTLKQQTVNGHRLKPYLEGNDINNLELDKAGYILRPVEEEQP; the protein is encoded by the coding sequence ATGGAGTTGGCGCATCGGGCGCATTGGGCGATCAAGACAGTCAATGCGGATTACGACGAGGCGGGTAAGTTGAGGAAATTACAATTGAGCGAGATAGAAGAGATTCGAGATGAGGCGTACGAATGTGCATCGGCTTATAAGGATAAGCTAAAGAAAGTGCATGATGCGAAGTTGCGCAAGAAAACGTTCGAAGTGGGTCAGAAGGTTTGGTTGTACAACTCACGATTGAAAATGTTTGCGGgcaagcttaaaagcaaatggatgggtccaTATGTTATTCGAAGAGTTGGGCGATTTGGTGATGTGGACATCCAAGATGAGCAAAcgttgaaacaacaaacggtgaacggtcaccgcttGAAGCCGTACTTGGAAGGAAATGACATCAataacttggagcttgacaaagcgggctacatcttacGCCCGGTCGAGGAGGAACAACCATAA